In the genome of Magnolia sinica isolate HGM2019 chromosome 2, MsV1, whole genome shotgun sequence, one region contains:
- the LOC131228182 gene encoding pentatricopeptide repeat-containing protein At2g45350, chloroplastic-like, which yields MIVVGLFKDSLALTKTASFCLHSSPENLQHAPLLLNHAQEPNSFLWNSVIRGYEQRSDPWEAIHVYCRMSKNGVLPDKFTFPFVLKACANVAAITEGEQIHGRILKSPYQVDVFVECSVIYMYAKCQRIDAARASFDSVPYKNVFCWNNMIDGYVKDANVEAACQLFDRMPGRDLFSWNVMIDGLSKCGRVDDARTLFDAMPARDVVSWNSMICGYTKCGNVRVVRELFDEMSLRDAVTWTTMIDAYVKHGNMGIAHCLFEKMPHKSLITWNSMIDGYAKCGDIKAALMLFELMPQKNMTSWNVMLYAYVKCGRIEDAREWFDEMQFRDMFSWNILIDGYVRLGCMKDAQELFEAMPYRDVITWNVMIAGYNQNGYSKEAINLFHRMQMVGENPDASTLAIVLSAIADLGLFVQGRWIHTYINRNNFSLDSTIGVALIDMYSKCGHVDIALGVFNGITHKTIDHWNSMISGLALHGCAEQALCLFEEMQRLVIEPDDITFIGVLSACSHAGLVCEGRRCFKLMRLKYRITPKIQHYGCMVDLLSRAGHLEEAKELVLDMPMRPNDVIWRALLSASRNHGNIEIGEQAAKHLIDLEPHDTSSYVLLSNIYGATERWESAMEMREMMKGKGIVKIPGCSSIEINGTVHEFIAGDTSHPRITEIYLLLNDMNEGLVLAGYTRDMRHLFFDIDV from the coding sequence ATGATCGTTGTTGGGCTTTTCAAAGATTCTCTCGCTCTGACCAAAACAGCCTCCTTTTGTTTACATTCAAGCCCGGAAAATTTACAACACGCCCCCCTACTTTTGAATCATGCCCAAGAACCCAACTCCTTCTTGTGGAATTCTGTTATTAGAGGTTATGAGCAGAGATCTGACCCTTGGGAAGCCATACATGTGTACTGCAGGATGTCGAAAAATGGGGTCTTGCCTGACAAATTCACATTCCCTTTCGTGCTGAAAGCGTGTGCTAACGTGGCCGCGATTACTGAAGGGGAGCAAATCCACGGTCGGATTTTGAAGAGCCCATACCAGGTGGACGTGTTTGTGGAGTGTTCTGTCATTTATATGTATGCAAAATGTCAGAGAATCGATGCTGCGCGGGCTTCGTTCGATTCGGTGCCATATAAGAACGTCTTCTGTTGGAATAATATGATCGATGGATATGTGAAAGATGCGAATGTTGAAGCTGCCTGCCAGCTGTTTGATCGAATGCCAGGTCGGGATTTGTTCTCTTGGAATGTCATGATTGATGGGCTTTCAAAATGTGGGCGGGTTGATGATGCACGGACGTTGTTTGACGCAATGCCTGCTAGGGATGTCGTGTCGTGGAATAGTATGATTTGTGGGTACACTAAATGTGGGAATGTGAGAGTGGTGAGGGAGTTATTTGATGAGATGTCACTGAGGGATGCAGTTACCTGGACTACAATGATTGATGCGTACGTAAAGCATGGCAATATGGGAATTGCTCATTGCTTGTTCGAGAAAATGCCTCATAAGAGCTTGATCACTTGGAACTCTATGATCGATGGATATGCCAAGTGCGGCGATATTAAAGCTGCGCTCATGCTGTTTGAGCTGATGCCCCAGAAGAACATGACCTCGTGGAATGTTATGCTTTATGCTTATGTTAAATGTGGGAGAATAGAAGATGCACGCGAATGGTTTGATGAAATGCAATTTCGGGATATGTTCTCTTGGAATATTCTGATTGATGGGTACGTTAGACTTGGGTGCATGAAAGATGCGCAGGAGTTGTTTGAAGCTATGCCCTATAGGGATGTCATCACTTGGAATGTGATGATTGCTGGCTACAATCAGAATGGCTATTCTAAGGAAGCCATTAATCTCTTTCACCGCATGCAGATGGTTGGAGAGAATCCTGATGCCTCTACTCTGGCAATTGTTCTTTCTGCAATAGCCGACTTGGGCCTTTTTGTTCAAGGTAGATGGATTCATACCTACATCAATAGGAACAATTTTTCTTTGGACAGCACGATTGGAGTTGCCCTCATAGACATGTACTCCAAGTGCGGACATGTGGATATTGCTCTTGGAGTCTTCAATGGCATCACTCATAAAACCATAGATCATTGGAATTCAATGATATCTGGGCTTGCATTGCATGGATGTGCTGAGCAAGCTCTTTGCTTGTTTGAGGAAATGCAACGCCTGGTGATAGAACCTGATGATATAACTTTCATAGGTGTTTTAAGTGCGTGTAGTCATGCAGGTTTAGTATGTGAGGGTCGCCGTTGCTTCAAGCTTATGAGGCTTAAATATAGGATAACACCCAAGATTCAGCACTATGGTTGTATGGTTGACCTTCTCAGCCGTGCGGGCCATTTGGAAGAGGCAAAAGAACTAGTGTTGGACATGCCCATGAGACCAAATGATGTTATTTGGAGGGCCCTCCTTAGTGCGTCTAGAAACCATGGCAACATCGAGATTGGGGAGCAGGCAGCAAAACACCTAATTGATTTGGAGCCCCACGACACAAGCTCTTACGTGCTTTTGTCTAACATATATGGTGCAACAGAGAGATGGGAGAGTGCTATGGAGATGAGGGAGATGATGAAAGGCAAGGGCATAGTGAAGATTCCTGGGTGTAGTTCGATTGAAATAAATGGTACAGTTCATGAATTCATTGCAGGAGATACTTCACATCCTCGGATCACGGAGATTTATCTATTGTTGAATGACATGAATGAAGGATTAGTGTTGGCAGGATATACAAGGGACATGAGACATTTGTTTTTTGATATTGATGTGTAG